In one Elephas maximus indicus isolate mEleMax1 chromosome 9, mEleMax1 primary haplotype, whole genome shotgun sequence genomic region, the following are encoded:
- the FAM163B gene encoding protein FAM163B: protein MTAGTVVITGGILATVILLCIIAVLCYCRLQYYCCKKDESEEGEEEPDFAVHSHLPPLHSNCNLVLTNGPALYPTASTSFSHKSPQARTLCRSCSYYEPPTFFLQGPEDEEVCNGGERVAYKSLSQEDVELPPATFGGLQALNPNRLSAMREAFSRSRSISTDV from the exons ATGACAGCCGGGACCGTGGTCATCACTGGGGGCATCTTGGCAACAGTGATCCTGCTCTGTATCATTGCCGTGCTGTGCTACTGCCGGCTCCAG TATTACTGCTGCAAGAAGGACGAGTCTGAGGAGGGCGAGGAGGAGCCTGACTTCGCTGTGCACTCGCACCTGCCACCCCTGCACTCCAACTGCAACCTGGTGCTGACCAACGGGCCGGCCCTCTACCCCACCGCCTCCACCTCCTTCAGCCACAAGTCCCCCCAGGCCCGCACCCTCTGCCGCAGCTGCTCCTACTACGAGCCGCCCACCTTCTTCCTGCAGGGCCCCGAGGACGAGGAGGTCTGCAACGGGGGCGAGCGTGTGGCCTACAAGAGCCTCAGCCAGGAGGACGTGGAGTTGCCGCCTGCCACCTTCGGGGGCCTGCAGGCCCTCAACCCCAACCGCCTCTCAGCCATGCGGGAGGCCTTCTCCCGAAGCCGTAGCATCAGCACTGACGTCTGA